A window of Microcystis aeruginosa FD4 contains these coding sequences:
- the alr gene encoding alanine racemase, which translates to MVFSIEPKIINPPKNRHDYQLSEVIRYRAWVEIDRSALQQNVRKVKALLAPKTELMAVIKADAYGHGAVKVANSVLEAGAQSLAIATIGEGIELREAGIVAPIMILGAVNTPEEVAALAHWQLQPTLVQIEQVQIFATVMRRLEQRLPVHIKLDTGMSRLGTAWQNGTKFVEQVLEAPNLKIASIYSHFATADDPNPEIMQLQRQRFQQAIAELRAKGYHPPCLHLANSAATLTDRSLHYDRVRVGLALYGLYPADHLTDKVPLQPVLQVKARIAQVKTIAAGSGVSYGHQYIAAKDTRIAVVGIGYADGIPRNLSNRLKVSLRGRLVPQIGAITMDQLMIDVSEIPEVKTGEIVTLIGKDGPQCITADDWARDLGTISWEILCGFKHRLPRITISNG; encoded by the coding sequence GTGGTGTTTAGCATCGAACCGAAAATCATCAATCCCCCCAAAAACCGTCATGATTATCAATTGTCGGAAGTAATTCGCTATCGTGCTTGGGTAGAGATTGATCGCTCGGCATTACAACAAAACGTGCGAAAAGTCAAGGCTTTATTAGCCCCAAAAACGGAATTAATGGCGGTAATTAAAGCCGATGCTTACGGACACGGGGCAGTTAAGGTGGCTAACAGCGTTTTAGAAGCCGGAGCGCAATCTTTAGCCATCGCGACTATCGGGGAAGGTATCGAACTACGGGAAGCGGGAATCGTTGCCCCAATTATGATTTTAGGGGCAGTCAATACCCCAGAAGAAGTGGCAGCCTTAGCCCATTGGCAATTGCAACCCACCCTGGTACAAATCGAACAGGTGCAAATTTTTGCCACCGTTATGAGACGCTTAGAGCAGCGGCTGCCGGTTCATATCAAATTAGATACGGGGATGTCTCGCTTGGGTACAGCATGGCAGAACGGCACCAAATTCGTCGAACAGGTTTTAGAGGCTCCTAACCTGAAAATTGCCAGCATATACTCGCATTTTGCCACGGCTGACGATCCCAATCCCGAAATCATGCAGTTGCAACGGCAAAGATTCCAACAAGCGATCGCCGAGTTAAGAGCAAAAGGTTATCATCCCCCCTGTCTGCATTTAGCCAACTCTGCCGCTACCCTAACCGATCGATCTCTGCACTACGATCGAGTTAGAGTCGGATTAGCTCTCTACGGTCTTTATCCCGCCGATCATCTCACCGATAAAGTCCCTTTGCAACCGGTGCTGCAAGTAAAAGCGCGCATTGCCCAAGTCAAAACCATTGCCGCCGGCTCCGGAGTGAGTTATGGTCATCAGTACATAGCGGCAAAAGACACCCGTATTGCTGTGGTCGGTATCGGTTACGCCGATGGAATTCCCCGCAATCTCTCCAATCGTTTAAAAGTATCCCTGAGAGGACGTTTAGTACCCCAAATCGGCGCGATAACCATGGATCAGTTAATGATTGACGTGAGCGAGATTCCAGAGGTAAAAACAGGGGAAATCGTCACACTTATCGGTAAAGACGGCCCACAGTGCATCACCGCCGACGATTGGGCGCGGGATTTAGGTACGATATCTTGGGAAATTCTCTGCGGTTTTAAGCATCGTTTGCCGCGAATTACTATCAGCAATGGGTAA
- a CDS encoding cytochrome P450: MTISKDIPLPPGSFGLPLLGETIAFLTDGDFASKRHNKYGQLFRTHIFGSPTIILSGAEANRFLLSNENKYFAATWPKSTRTLLGSASLAVHTGDVHASRRRLIYQAFQPRAIASYIPTVETITAHYLERWQTAKTLSWYPELRDYTLDIACKLFVGLDQGSATKLGEAFDTWCAGLFTLPLPLPWTAFGKALRCREELLQAIETIILERQKNDDPGQDALAILLQAKDENGQSLSLAELKDQVLLLLFAGHETLTSAIATFCLQMALHPDIFQLVLEEITNFDLSTPLSVDTLKQMTYLDCVLKEVLRFTPPVGGGFRRVIEDCQFNGYHLPKGWVVQYQISNTHKDNSIYSHPETFDPDRFLADEKPYGYIPFGAGLRECIGKEFARLEMKILAVRLVEKYDWQLLPNQDITLTTIPTPHPRDGLQVTFKPR; this comes from the coding sequence ATGACTATAAGCAAAGATATACCCTTACCCCCCGGCAGTTTCGGATTACCCCTATTAGGAGAAACAATCGCTTTTTTGACCGATGGGGATTTTGCCAGTAAACGTCATAATAAATATGGTCAACTTTTCCGTACTCATATTTTTGGCAGTCCCACGATTATTTTATCCGGTGCCGAAGCTAACCGGTTTCTCCTCAGCAACGAGAATAAATACTTTGCGGCAACTTGGCCTAAAAGTACCAGAACTCTCCTAGGTAGCGCATCTTTAGCGGTGCATACGGGAGATGTTCACGCTTCCCGTCGTCGTTTAATCTATCAAGCTTTTCAACCCCGGGCCATAGCAAGTTATATCCCTACGGTAGAAACAATTACCGCTCACTATTTAGAGCGTTGGCAAACTGCAAAAACCCTGTCATGGTATCCTGAATTAAGAGACTATACTCTCGATATCGCCTGTAAATTATTTGTCGGTCTTGACCAGGGTTCTGCTACCAAATTAGGGGAAGCTTTTGATACTTGGTGTGCGGGACTATTTACCCTTCCCCTTCCCCTTCCCTGGACAGCTTTCGGCAAAGCATTACGCTGTCGAGAAGAATTACTGCAAGCGATCGAAACTATCATTTTAGAAAGACAAAAAAATGATGACCCCGGCCAAGATGCTCTTGCTATCCTTTTACAAGCTAAAGACGAAAACGGTCAAAGTTTATCCTTAGCGGAATTAAAGGATCAAGTGCTATTATTACTCTTTGCTGGTCATGAAACTTTAACCTCCGCTATCGCCACTTTCTGTCTACAAATGGCACTGCATCCCGATATTTTTCAGCTTGTCTTGGAGGAAATAACTAATTTTGATCTATCGACTCCTCTAAGCGTCGATACCCTCAAACAGATGACCTATTTAGATTGCGTTTTAAAAGAAGTTTTACGTTTTACTCCCCCCGTGGGAGGAGGATTCCGTCGGGTAATAGAAGACTGTCAATTTAACGGTTATCATTTGCCGAAAGGATGGGTAGTGCAGTATCAAATCAGCAATACCCATAAAGATAATAGTATTTATTCTCATCCTGAAACCTTCGATCCCGATCGCTTTTTAGCTGACGAAAAACCCTACGGATATATCCCTTTTGGTGCGGGATTGCGCGAATGTATTGGCAAAGAATTCGCTCGTTTAGAGATGAAAATTTTAGCCGTCCGTTTAGTAGAAAAATACGATTGGCAATTACTCCCCAATCAAGATATCACCCTCACCACTATCCCCACTCCCCATCCTCGTGACGGTTTACAAGTCACCTTTAAACCCCGTTAA